In one Aricia agestis chromosome 5, ilAriAges1.1, whole genome shotgun sequence genomic region, the following are encoded:
- the LOC121727323 gene encoding BRISC and BRCA1-A complex member 1-like, with protein sequence MDCKDVVESNNYNDAKEHSMSQEAASTINNYTELEDHVMSNFQKLNLPNVNVPEKIIICLDVCYDDPNSMYRLGDGSTYIPIDMLKRVLDFFIHSKSAINKRTEFALLILKDDDSHFVQDFTNHTKDIINAIDIVKSEESTKDNFDLQGIFETIAEKIVIPAYNEAKCLEPPPYVVRMLMVYARSNCLPTINVKDPYFELLRKNPYLYIDILFAHEENCALYKCEEVYDALQDLDNGYSYVFEVSRNATKIHDCVAKLLAHPLQRPLQKNTDYSFPFKY encoded by the exons ATGGACTGCAAGGATGTGGTGGAATCTAATAATTATAACGATGCAAAAGAACACTCAAT gtcTCAAGAGGCAGCCAGTACTATTAACAACTACACAGAACTAGAAGACCATGTAATGAGCAACTTTCAGAAACTTAATTTACCTAATGTAAATGTACctgagaaaataataatttgtctgGATGTTTGTTACGATGATCCAAACTCGATGTACCGCTTGGGTGATGGTTCTACCTACATTCCTATAGATATGCTTAAAAGGGTTCTAGATTTTTTCATTCACTCTAAGAGTGCAATCAACAAAAGAACTGAATTTGCATTACTCATATTGAAAGATGATGACTCTCATTTTGTGCAAGACTTTACTAATCACACAAAAGATATAATAAATGCAATAGATATAGTGAAAAGCGAAGAAAGTACAAAAGATAATTTTGACTTACAAGGAATATTTGAAACAATAGCTGAGAAAATTGTCATACCGGCTTACAATGAAGCTAAATGTCTAGAACCACCACCGTATGTTGTGCGTATGCTAATGGTGTATGCAAGATCAAATTGTCTACCTACAATAAATGTAAAAGATCCATATTTCGAGCTCCTGAGGAAGAACCCTTACTTgtatattgatattttatttgcacACGAAGAAAATTGTGCTCTGTATAAATGTGAAGAGGTTTATGATGCATTGCAAGATTTGGACAATGGATATTCCTATGTGTTTGAGGTGTCAAGAAATGCTACCAAAATTCATGACTGTGTTGCCAAATTACTTGCACACCCCCTACAAAGGCCATTGCAAAAAAATACTGATTATTCTTTTCCTTTTAAATACTAA
- the LOC121727321 gene encoding PH and SEC7 domain-containing protein isoform X2, which yields MADERLVVLNRCDNLGFGFSLLSEAGLPHIIYEIEENSPAARSGEVEAGDVLLKVNGTDVNRFTTREVLKCLRLSSDPVTLRLKKDPQIKASVRRYLSAAADRRTSGPRVRHDRASSLPSSNSNSSTNSSSNGSGGRSGESCEALLGEDRSIRPRATQPKFEAYMMTGDLILNLSRVEHPHHNHHAPTHRTHFHRYNSTPASPSENRLANRVELSQRHNSSPDTGLVGDPSKLFNSQPASPACNVPTAEMSTRTQHVVRTSRSEDHLQKESSLSAVAVDMEEDVTSSLNTLLDARPDSATPGPSTDSDEKDRIVWTYNAPVSQCNGSAATSNSTSISDGMSQRSSSPASPTSASWSALSPQRAPHAHLHHRTLNGDMSLSEAVSNISSPDFQDQDDMFDTGRECPRMELSDPSDSDSTILVSEPCHKRVKSNSTYSTEHGSDVTLNGDHSKDYRIVIQVKGPEKQNVNTNDTVNNNTNYTQNGKENGHNSPEHQGYQELCSASDGGGSDEGSDVDSLHSFHYSPKAVDIPSAERLAKRLYHLDGFKKSDVSRHLSKNNEFSRAVAEEYVRHFEFGGTTLDEALRQFLARFALSGETQERERVLVHFSRRYLDCNPGSFNSQDAVHTLTCAIMLLNTDLHGCGGSFRRMSCAEFIDNLADLNDGDNFPRDTLKHLYHAIRTQPLQWALDTETTPGGGDNRNSTPVGSNPFLDLPDQSRAVEYKKGYVMRKCCYDVNGKKTPFGRRGWKMFYCTLRDLILYLHKDEHGFRRSQMSDNLHNAIRIHHALATKATDYTKKQHVFRLQTADQAEYLFQTSDSKELCSWVETINFVCGAYSAPPLAGAVGSQRKFQRPLLPCTHTKLSMREQLAEHEERAARLEEELAALRQSRDSQRDREQYLMHEIKRYRTYAYAMRARGGGAGADEAAPALPERAPPP from the exons GTGGAAGCGGGCGATGTGCTCCTCAAGGTCAACGGGACCGATGTCAACCGGTTCACAACCAGAGAAG TATTAAAATGTTTGCGACTGTCTTCAGATCCTGTCACGCTTCGATTAAAGAAGG ACCCTCAGATCAAAGCGAGCGTGCGCCGGTATCTGTCTGCGGCGGCTGACCGCCGGACGAGCGGGCCCCGCGTCAGGCACGATAG GGCGAGTTCGCTCCCGTCTAGCAACTCCAACTCGTCGACCAACTCGTCGAGCAACGGGTCGGGTGGGCGGTCGGGCGAGAGCTGCGAGGCGCTGCTGGGCGAGGACAGGTCGATCCGGCCGCGCGCCACCCAGCCCAAGTTCGAGGCGTACATGATGACCGGCGACCTCATCCTCAACCTGTCCCGGGTGGAGCACCCGCACCACAACCACCACGCACCCACACACAGAACACACTTCCACAG ATATAACTCGACGCCCGCTTCGCCGAGTGAAAATCGCCTTGCCAACCGTGTGGAGCTGTCGCAAAGGCACAACTCCTCGCCAGACACGGGCCTAGTCGGAGATCCTAGTAAATT GTTTAACTCTCAACCCGCGTCGCCGGCGTGCAACGTGCCCACAGCGGAGATGTCGACGCGCACGCAACACGTCGTGCGTACGTCGCGCTCCGAGGACCACTTGCAA AAGGAGTCGTCGCTGAGCGCGGTGGCGGTGGACATGGAGGAGGACGTGACGTCATCGCTCAACACGCTGCTCGATGCCCGCCCCGACTCCGCCACGCCCGGACCCAGCACCGACTCCGACGAGAAGGACAG GATCGTGTGGACGTACAACGCGCCCGTGTCGCAGTGTAACGGCTCCGCGGCCACTTCCAACTCTACCTCCATATCCGACGGCATGTCACAGCG GTCGTCATCCCCCGCGTCGCCGACGTCGGCGTCGTGGTCGGCGCTGTCGCCGCAGCGCGCGCCGCACGCTCACTTGCATCACCGCACACTCAACG GTGATATGAGTTTATCCGAAGCAGTATCAAATATTTCTAGTCCCGACTTCCAAGATCAAGACGACATGTTCGATACGGGGCGAGAGTGCCCTCGCATGGAGTTGTCCGACCCGTCGGATTCAGACTCCACGATACTAGTGTCCGAGCCCTGCCACAAACGCGTCAAGTCCAATTCCACATATTCGACTGAGCACGGAAGTGACGTCACGCTCAACGGCGACCACAGCAAAGACTACAGGATAGTGATACAAGTGAAGGGACCGGAGAAACAGAACGTTAATACTAACGACACTGTTAACAACAATACCAATTACACCCAGAACGGCAAAGAGAACGGACACAACTCGCCGGAGCACCAGGGTtatcag GAGCTGTGTAGCGCGTCGGACGGCGGCGGCTCTGACGAGGGCTCCGACGTCGACTCGCTGCACTCCTTCCACTACAGTCCCAAAGCTGTAGACATCCCGTCAGCAGAACGACTGGCGAAGCGACTGTACCACCTCGACGGATTCAAAAAGTCTGATGTTTCAAGACATTTAAGCaaaaa CAACGAGTTCTCCCGAGCCGTGGCGGAGGAGTACGTTCGTCACTTCGAGTTCGGCGGCACGACTCTGGATGAAGCGCTACGTCAGTTTCTCGCTCGGTTCGCGCTCAGCGGCGAGACCCAGGAGCGCGAGCGGGTGCTGGTGCACTTCTCGCGACGATACCTAGACTGTAACCCTGGATCGTTTAATTCGCAAG ACGCGGTGCACACGCTGACGTGCGCGATAATGCTACTGAACACGGACCTGCACGGCTGCGGCGGCTCGTTCCGGCGCATGTCGTGCGCGGAGTTCATAGACAACCTCGCCGACCTCAACGACGGCGACAACTTCCCGCGCGATACGCTCAAACACCTCTACCACGCGATACGCACGCAGCCGCTGCAGTGGGCGCT aGACACAGAGACGACTCCCGGTGGAGGTGATAACCGGAACTCGACGCCGGTTGGCAGCAACCCATTCCTAGACCTTCCCGACCAAAGTCGCGCTGTCGAATATAAGAAAGGCTACGTCATGAGAAAGTGTTGCTATGATGTTAACGGAAAGAAAA cACCTTTTGGAAGACGAGGTTGGAAAATGTTTTACTGCACGCTGCGGGATTTAattttgtacttacataaaGACGAACACGGGTTCAGACGCAGCCAAATGTCTGATAACTTACACAATGCCATAAG AATACATCACGCTTTAGCAACAAAGGCAACTGACTACACAAAAAAGCAACACGTCTTTAGATTACAGACCGCCGATCAAGCGGAATACTTGTTTCAAACTAG TGATTCAAAGGAGTTGTGCTCGTGGGTGGAGACCATAAACTTTGTGTGCGGGGCGTACTCTGCGCCGCCGCTAGCGGGCGCGGTGGGCTCGCAGCGCAAGTTCCAACGCCCACTTCTGCCTTGTACGCATACCAAACTTTCCATG CGCGAACAATTAGCGGAACACGAGgagcgcgcggcgcggcttgaGGAGGAGCTGGCGGCGCTGCGGCAGTCGCGTGACTCGCAGCGCGATAGGGAGCAATACTTGATGCATGAG ATCAAGCGGTACCGCACGTACGCGTACGCGATGCGGGCGCGCGGCGGCGGTGCGGGCGCAGACGAGGCGGCGCCGGCGCTGCCCGAGCGCGCGCCACCGCCCTGA
- the LOC121727321 gene encoding PH and SEC7 domain-containing protein isoform X3: MADERLVVLNRCDNLGFGFSLLSEAGLPHIIYEIEENSPAARSGEVEAGDVLLKVNGTDVNRFTTREDPQIKASVRRYLSAAADRRTSGPRVRHDRASSLPSSNSNSSTNSSSNGSGGRSGESCEALLGEDRSIRPRATQPKFEAYMMTGDLILNLSRVEHPHHNHHAPTHRTHFHRYNSTPASPSENRLANRVELSQRHNSSPDTGLVGDPSKLFNSQPASPACNVPTAEMSTRTQHVVRTSRSEDHLQLQKESSLSAVAVDMEEDVTSSLNTLLDARPDSATPGPSTDSDEKDRIVWTYNAPVSQCNGSAATSNSTSISDGMSQRSSSPASPTSASWSALSPQRAPHAHLHHRTLNGDMSLSEAVSNISSPDFQDQDDMFDTGRECPRMELSDPSDSDSTILVSEPCHKRVKSNSTYSTEHGSDVTLNGDHSKDYRIVIQVKGPEKQNVNTNDTVNNNTNYTQNGKENGHNSPEHQGYQELCSASDGGGSDEGSDVDSLHSFHYSPKAVDIPSAERLAKRLYHLDGFKKSDVSRHLSKNNEFSRAVAEEYVRHFEFGGTTLDEALRQFLARFALSGETQERERVLVHFSRRYLDCNPGSFNSQDAVHTLTCAIMLLNTDLHGCGGSFRRMSCAEFIDNLADLNDGDNFPRDTLKHLYHAIRTQPLQWALDTETTPGGGDNRNSTPVGSNPFLDLPDQSRAVEYKKGYVMRKCCYDVNGKKTPFGRRGWKMFYCTLRDLILYLHKDEHGFRRSQMSDNLHNAIRIHHALATKATDYTKKQHVFRLQTADQAEYLFQTSDSKELCSWVETINFVCGAYSAPPLAGAVGSQRKFQRPLLPCTHTKLSMREQLAEHEERAARLEEELAALRQSRDSQRDREQYLMHEIKRYRTYAYAMRARGGGAGADEAAPALPERAPPP; the protein is encoded by the exons GTGGAAGCGGGCGATGTGCTCCTCAAGGTCAACGGGACCGATGTCAACCGGTTCACAACCAGAGAAG ACCCTCAGATCAAAGCGAGCGTGCGCCGGTATCTGTCTGCGGCGGCTGACCGCCGGACGAGCGGGCCCCGCGTCAGGCACGATAG GGCGAGTTCGCTCCCGTCTAGCAACTCCAACTCGTCGACCAACTCGTCGAGCAACGGGTCGGGTGGGCGGTCGGGCGAGAGCTGCGAGGCGCTGCTGGGCGAGGACAGGTCGATCCGGCCGCGCGCCACCCAGCCCAAGTTCGAGGCGTACATGATGACCGGCGACCTCATCCTCAACCTGTCCCGGGTGGAGCACCCGCACCACAACCACCACGCACCCACACACAGAACACACTTCCACAG ATATAACTCGACGCCCGCTTCGCCGAGTGAAAATCGCCTTGCCAACCGTGTGGAGCTGTCGCAAAGGCACAACTCCTCGCCAGACACGGGCCTAGTCGGAGATCCTAGTAAATT GTTTAACTCTCAACCCGCGTCGCCGGCGTGCAACGTGCCCACAGCGGAGATGTCGACGCGCACGCAACACGTCGTGCGTACGTCGCGCTCCGAGGACCACTTGCAA TTACAGAAGGAGTCGTCGCTGAGCGCGGTGGCGGTGGACATGGAGGAGGACGTGACGTCATCGCTCAACACGCTGCTCGATGCCCGCCCCGACTCCGCCACGCCCGGACCCAGCACCGACTCCGACGAGAAGGACAG GATCGTGTGGACGTACAACGCGCCCGTGTCGCAGTGTAACGGCTCCGCGGCCACTTCCAACTCTACCTCCATATCCGACGGCATGTCACAGCG GTCGTCATCCCCCGCGTCGCCGACGTCGGCGTCGTGGTCGGCGCTGTCGCCGCAGCGCGCGCCGCACGCTCACTTGCATCACCGCACACTCAACG GTGATATGAGTTTATCCGAAGCAGTATCAAATATTTCTAGTCCCGACTTCCAAGATCAAGACGACATGTTCGATACGGGGCGAGAGTGCCCTCGCATGGAGTTGTCCGACCCGTCGGATTCAGACTCCACGATACTAGTGTCCGAGCCCTGCCACAAACGCGTCAAGTCCAATTCCACATATTCGACTGAGCACGGAAGTGACGTCACGCTCAACGGCGACCACAGCAAAGACTACAGGATAGTGATACAAGTGAAGGGACCGGAGAAACAGAACGTTAATACTAACGACACTGTTAACAACAATACCAATTACACCCAGAACGGCAAAGAGAACGGACACAACTCGCCGGAGCACCAGGGTtatcag GAGCTGTGTAGCGCGTCGGACGGCGGCGGCTCTGACGAGGGCTCCGACGTCGACTCGCTGCACTCCTTCCACTACAGTCCCAAAGCTGTAGACATCCCGTCAGCAGAACGACTGGCGAAGCGACTGTACCACCTCGACGGATTCAAAAAGTCTGATGTTTCAAGACATTTAAGCaaaaa CAACGAGTTCTCCCGAGCCGTGGCGGAGGAGTACGTTCGTCACTTCGAGTTCGGCGGCACGACTCTGGATGAAGCGCTACGTCAGTTTCTCGCTCGGTTCGCGCTCAGCGGCGAGACCCAGGAGCGCGAGCGGGTGCTGGTGCACTTCTCGCGACGATACCTAGACTGTAACCCTGGATCGTTTAATTCGCAAG ACGCGGTGCACACGCTGACGTGCGCGATAATGCTACTGAACACGGACCTGCACGGCTGCGGCGGCTCGTTCCGGCGCATGTCGTGCGCGGAGTTCATAGACAACCTCGCCGACCTCAACGACGGCGACAACTTCCCGCGCGATACGCTCAAACACCTCTACCACGCGATACGCACGCAGCCGCTGCAGTGGGCGCT aGACACAGAGACGACTCCCGGTGGAGGTGATAACCGGAACTCGACGCCGGTTGGCAGCAACCCATTCCTAGACCTTCCCGACCAAAGTCGCGCTGTCGAATATAAGAAAGGCTACGTCATGAGAAAGTGTTGCTATGATGTTAACGGAAAGAAAA cACCTTTTGGAAGACGAGGTTGGAAAATGTTTTACTGCACGCTGCGGGATTTAattttgtacttacataaaGACGAACACGGGTTCAGACGCAGCCAAATGTCTGATAACTTACACAATGCCATAAG AATACATCACGCTTTAGCAACAAAGGCAACTGACTACACAAAAAAGCAACACGTCTTTAGATTACAGACCGCCGATCAAGCGGAATACTTGTTTCAAACTAG TGATTCAAAGGAGTTGTGCTCGTGGGTGGAGACCATAAACTTTGTGTGCGGGGCGTACTCTGCGCCGCCGCTAGCGGGCGCGGTGGGCTCGCAGCGCAAGTTCCAACGCCCACTTCTGCCTTGTACGCATACCAAACTTTCCATG CGCGAACAATTAGCGGAACACGAGgagcgcgcggcgcggcttgaGGAGGAGCTGGCGGCGCTGCGGCAGTCGCGTGACTCGCAGCGCGATAGGGAGCAATACTTGATGCATGAG ATCAAGCGGTACCGCACGTACGCGTACGCGATGCGGGCGCGCGGCGGCGGTGCGGGCGCAGACGAGGCGGCGCCGGCGCTGCCCGAGCGCGCGCCACCGCCCTGA
- the LOC121727321 gene encoding PH and SEC7 domain-containing protein isoform X1: MADERLVVLNRCDNLGFGFSLLSEAGLPHIIYEIEENSPAARSGEVEAGDVLLKVNGTDVNRFTTREVLKCLRLSSDPVTLRLKKDPQIKASVRRYLSAAADRRTSGPRVRHDRASSLPSSNSNSSTNSSSNGSGGRSGESCEALLGEDRSIRPRATQPKFEAYMMTGDLILNLSRVEHPHHNHHAPTHRTHFHRYNSTPASPSENRLANRVELSQRHNSSPDTGLVGDPSKLFNSQPASPACNVPTAEMSTRTQHVVRTSRSEDHLQLQKESSLSAVAVDMEEDVTSSLNTLLDARPDSATPGPSTDSDEKDRIVWTYNAPVSQCNGSAATSNSTSISDGMSQRSSSPASPTSASWSALSPQRAPHAHLHHRTLNGDMSLSEAVSNISSPDFQDQDDMFDTGRECPRMELSDPSDSDSTILVSEPCHKRVKSNSTYSTEHGSDVTLNGDHSKDYRIVIQVKGPEKQNVNTNDTVNNNTNYTQNGKENGHNSPEHQGYQELCSASDGGGSDEGSDVDSLHSFHYSPKAVDIPSAERLAKRLYHLDGFKKSDVSRHLSKNNEFSRAVAEEYVRHFEFGGTTLDEALRQFLARFALSGETQERERVLVHFSRRYLDCNPGSFNSQDAVHTLTCAIMLLNTDLHGCGGSFRRMSCAEFIDNLADLNDGDNFPRDTLKHLYHAIRTQPLQWALDTETTPGGGDNRNSTPVGSNPFLDLPDQSRAVEYKKGYVMRKCCYDVNGKKTPFGRRGWKMFYCTLRDLILYLHKDEHGFRRSQMSDNLHNAIRIHHALATKATDYTKKQHVFRLQTADQAEYLFQTSDSKELCSWVETINFVCGAYSAPPLAGAVGSQRKFQRPLLPCTHTKLSMREQLAEHEERAARLEEELAALRQSRDSQRDREQYLMHEIKRYRTYAYAMRARGGGAGADEAAPALPERAPPP, from the exons GTGGAAGCGGGCGATGTGCTCCTCAAGGTCAACGGGACCGATGTCAACCGGTTCACAACCAGAGAAG TATTAAAATGTTTGCGACTGTCTTCAGATCCTGTCACGCTTCGATTAAAGAAGG ACCCTCAGATCAAAGCGAGCGTGCGCCGGTATCTGTCTGCGGCGGCTGACCGCCGGACGAGCGGGCCCCGCGTCAGGCACGATAG GGCGAGTTCGCTCCCGTCTAGCAACTCCAACTCGTCGACCAACTCGTCGAGCAACGGGTCGGGTGGGCGGTCGGGCGAGAGCTGCGAGGCGCTGCTGGGCGAGGACAGGTCGATCCGGCCGCGCGCCACCCAGCCCAAGTTCGAGGCGTACATGATGACCGGCGACCTCATCCTCAACCTGTCCCGGGTGGAGCACCCGCACCACAACCACCACGCACCCACACACAGAACACACTTCCACAG ATATAACTCGACGCCCGCTTCGCCGAGTGAAAATCGCCTTGCCAACCGTGTGGAGCTGTCGCAAAGGCACAACTCCTCGCCAGACACGGGCCTAGTCGGAGATCCTAGTAAATT GTTTAACTCTCAACCCGCGTCGCCGGCGTGCAACGTGCCCACAGCGGAGATGTCGACGCGCACGCAACACGTCGTGCGTACGTCGCGCTCCGAGGACCACTTGCAA TTACAGAAGGAGTCGTCGCTGAGCGCGGTGGCGGTGGACATGGAGGAGGACGTGACGTCATCGCTCAACACGCTGCTCGATGCCCGCCCCGACTCCGCCACGCCCGGACCCAGCACCGACTCCGACGAGAAGGACAG GATCGTGTGGACGTACAACGCGCCCGTGTCGCAGTGTAACGGCTCCGCGGCCACTTCCAACTCTACCTCCATATCCGACGGCATGTCACAGCG GTCGTCATCCCCCGCGTCGCCGACGTCGGCGTCGTGGTCGGCGCTGTCGCCGCAGCGCGCGCCGCACGCTCACTTGCATCACCGCACACTCAACG GTGATATGAGTTTATCCGAAGCAGTATCAAATATTTCTAGTCCCGACTTCCAAGATCAAGACGACATGTTCGATACGGGGCGAGAGTGCCCTCGCATGGAGTTGTCCGACCCGTCGGATTCAGACTCCACGATACTAGTGTCCGAGCCCTGCCACAAACGCGTCAAGTCCAATTCCACATATTCGACTGAGCACGGAAGTGACGTCACGCTCAACGGCGACCACAGCAAAGACTACAGGATAGTGATACAAGTGAAGGGACCGGAGAAACAGAACGTTAATACTAACGACACTGTTAACAACAATACCAATTACACCCAGAACGGCAAAGAGAACGGACACAACTCGCCGGAGCACCAGGGTtatcag GAGCTGTGTAGCGCGTCGGACGGCGGCGGCTCTGACGAGGGCTCCGACGTCGACTCGCTGCACTCCTTCCACTACAGTCCCAAAGCTGTAGACATCCCGTCAGCAGAACGACTGGCGAAGCGACTGTACCACCTCGACGGATTCAAAAAGTCTGATGTTTCAAGACATTTAAGCaaaaa CAACGAGTTCTCCCGAGCCGTGGCGGAGGAGTACGTTCGTCACTTCGAGTTCGGCGGCACGACTCTGGATGAAGCGCTACGTCAGTTTCTCGCTCGGTTCGCGCTCAGCGGCGAGACCCAGGAGCGCGAGCGGGTGCTGGTGCACTTCTCGCGACGATACCTAGACTGTAACCCTGGATCGTTTAATTCGCAAG ACGCGGTGCACACGCTGACGTGCGCGATAATGCTACTGAACACGGACCTGCACGGCTGCGGCGGCTCGTTCCGGCGCATGTCGTGCGCGGAGTTCATAGACAACCTCGCCGACCTCAACGACGGCGACAACTTCCCGCGCGATACGCTCAAACACCTCTACCACGCGATACGCACGCAGCCGCTGCAGTGGGCGCT aGACACAGAGACGACTCCCGGTGGAGGTGATAACCGGAACTCGACGCCGGTTGGCAGCAACCCATTCCTAGACCTTCCCGACCAAAGTCGCGCTGTCGAATATAAGAAAGGCTACGTCATGAGAAAGTGTTGCTATGATGTTAACGGAAAGAAAA cACCTTTTGGAAGACGAGGTTGGAAAATGTTTTACTGCACGCTGCGGGATTTAattttgtacttacataaaGACGAACACGGGTTCAGACGCAGCCAAATGTCTGATAACTTACACAATGCCATAAG AATACATCACGCTTTAGCAACAAAGGCAACTGACTACACAAAAAAGCAACACGTCTTTAGATTACAGACCGCCGATCAAGCGGAATACTTGTTTCAAACTAG TGATTCAAAGGAGTTGTGCTCGTGGGTGGAGACCATAAACTTTGTGTGCGGGGCGTACTCTGCGCCGCCGCTAGCGGGCGCGGTGGGCTCGCAGCGCAAGTTCCAACGCCCACTTCTGCCTTGTACGCATACCAAACTTTCCATG CGCGAACAATTAGCGGAACACGAGgagcgcgcggcgcggcttgaGGAGGAGCTGGCGGCGCTGCGGCAGTCGCGTGACTCGCAGCGCGATAGGGAGCAATACTTGATGCATGAG ATCAAGCGGTACCGCACGTACGCGTACGCGATGCGGGCGCGCGGCGGCGGTGCGGGCGCAGACGAGGCGGCGCCGGCGCTGCCCGAGCGCGCGCCACCGCCCTGA